A region of the Larus michahellis chromosome 4, bLarMic1.1, whole genome shotgun sequence genome:
tcgcaaattcaagcaagctgagcagctctttttatcttcacggaggtcggtttcgacatcttcggtacgcccctctgtagcttcttgcttgaggtagtttagataaaatgttggtcacagaatcagcttaaaacaatacattctgataacattgtggttaagctttttgtcaaacaggagttcccatgttggtgtagcaagataacattgtggacatgtctcttctggttaaacagggagttctcaagactgccacaatgggttcgttcctcttgcttaacttgttcgatcagcaaatcacctttagttacttattacacccATCTTTTAATTCCTCCCGCCCTGTCTCTAGcccatcactattttttcctttctctgtctttctctggcCGGCTCCCTGATCTTATgtttttcatccctccctccctgccatgcagcctggttttctctttgctatttttgtctttctctacatctctctcccccactccctgcccttctctcttttctatcgCTCTGTCCACCTGCCTGGCCTCATCTTCCTTGCTGTCCTGCAGCCCgtcccctttcctgcctgtctgcctgggccttccctcttccctctgggcctccatcccactccccgtccccttttgctcttcccccacctcagccctggaggccgtcgctcttctgtccttctccgcctcctcgtcctgaccctggcccctgccctccatctctttcccgctctccccctgcccctcatcagcatttctcctccctccgctccctgcccagctcccccctgctctccccgttgtccctctggcccttcccacccctctctgctgctctctccctctctgccctcctcctcctcccggctccaccggggccttgggccggggcagccccggggaggcggctctggttcctgcgggggtcagagggcaggaaggggcgccccggggcacgctgggagctgtagtcccggcacagggctcccggcggccatgtTGTGTCAGGGGCTGTAGCCTCTGCTCCCGGCGCGGCCCGGTCGTGTAATTGCTGTGATTTTCGCTCTCTAGAGACCAcacatgctcttatttttttGACCACCAGTCTTAAATAACATACAGAAAACCTACAGTAAGCCCATCATGAAACAGCTAAAACTTCTGAGTCGTAAACCGTAGCCCAACCCTTTAGCACCACAAGTGCTGCTCACCTGTCCTTTCTGAAGGGGTGGATTACTGGCCTTAATGGTTTATGTCCCTTCAGTACTGACCCTTCAGCCGATGTCTGCTGAAATTTACAGAGACAGGCTTGGTATGGCTGGGTAActatagaatgaaataattacctTGGCGTCGTTCTTCCTTCTTAGAGACCTGATATATAGAAGGTTCCTGTgtcagctgaaaaggcaatggatattttggaatctttttcagagaatcaAATGGCCTAAAGACAATCATAAATGAGCCGAAAAAGGCTAACGTGAAGGCTGTgtattaactgtatttttgttaaCGGAGCTCTCTACCCATTAGAGCGCAAACCATCTCATGATGCCTGCAATATCAAGTCACAGTGTCAAGGAAAAGTGGTTGGAACAGCATGCATGCATACATTTACGTCTCATAATCCCATCTTTAACAACCACCTAAACTCAAACTAACACAGTCAGGTAACTGAGGCATGACCATTAGAGGGAATGGATGACCTTTCCACAGTGAAAGTCAGCTCTCCAGTGAGggcatctctgcttttctccaggcatccttcccctttattttaCCTACAGCAAATTCTCTAATGACAAACTTGCTTGCAGACGGTTGCAGCTCTCCAGGGGTAAACCAGCCTGATGCACTGAAGACAAACTCTCTGAGAAGAGATGGCTAAAAAATACCAGGACGTCTGGGAGGAACGCTTTGTCTGGGCTGGCCAGAGCGGTCTAGCTGGGGTTCAGCTCTCAGGGCTGGGCACATGGCAGCAGTGGACATCGTCCCTTGTTACCCTTTACATTGCTTTTAACCCAAGGTAAACTGTTTTAAACCACTGCAGAAAAAGACTTGGCAGCAATGAGGACAGCACCGCCCTCATCTTCGCCTGGCCCACTGGCTCCTGCGTTGCCACTTTTGGGTGAGCGGTGGTGCCGTGTGCCGTTGGCGGGCAGGAGAGGTTCCCCAGCATGGCCATGCCGTGCTGGGAAtggcctctgccctgcctgcagagcctgggcagggagcaggcagcacgccggcagggagggagggaggcagggaggttttggggtaccATCAAGCTCCAgacagtttcttttcttgctacTAAAACTCTGTAAGATTGGTTGTTAAGCTCTGCCATGGCAACTTAACGCAAGGCTACCTTGCCTTACCCTGTGGTAACTTTTAGTCATAAAGGAACACACCATGATGCATTACGGCATCCACAGACACCACTGTCAGGGTAGGTGTGCAAGTGGACTTCCAAAGTTCAGAATTTCTAAAATAACCGTGCCACCCATACAAAAGGCATTTAGAGATGGAAAATCAAGCGCCCGCAAAAAGCGGGGATGAATTGGTGTTCTAGAGGAAAAAGATTCATCAAGTTGAAACAACTGAGGACAATAAAGCTTATTAATTGATCACAGATATTGAGCCACTTCcccgacagctgctggaaaagcagcatggcgagctgtaggcaatccaggagactgcCAGAACCGAGTgccttgaagataacttcttgagccaggtaacagacagccccaccagaggagcggccatactggacctgaaggGCACCAACGCAAATGAGCTAatgggtgacatcaagattggaggcagcctgggctgcggtgGTCAGGCGCTGGTGGAGTGCACAGTCCCGAGGGGTCTGGGCATgtggggaagagtaaagtcaggaccctgaatttcaggaaagcaaacttccagctcttcaaagagctggtcaaTAAGACCTTCTgggacactgatgaaaatctagttcctgtgaaactgatagaaatggcacttgcagatttgcatgagggacGTGTAAGTACAGGGAACATGGACTACAAATTCATACCACTGCGCACGTATGAGTTCAAAATttttaagcaaagtcttaactgtcagtaacgctgagtttatttagagaaaaaaaatcccttctgtccacacttccacccttccttgcccagcaagactacaACGTGCTGCCTCCTGTTCTGCAGGTCATGAGCAACCCATTTCAGAACGGCCTCGAacacggcctcttctttcacagggagctcatccttctccagcaggcgttccagGTCATTGAAGGAGAGCGCCACAAACTCTGTGGACACCCTGCTCACCTCCTCAAAGTGATGCAGGATGAACtcatgggctgcttctcgcaggtcaggACAGTAGTAGTAGCCTGTGAATCTCCAGATGCCGACAcaattttccaagcacagctgggattttaagaacTCGCAGCACAGCCTGACGATGTCCAGGACATTGAACTGGTCTGCTGCGATGAGCAAACTTTCAACATTGTCATCCGTGACCCGCACTGTCCCGGTGTAGGCATATTCCATAAGGAGCCTCATCATTTCAGAGGAAGTGCCGGGGATCTTATAGACCTTCCTCTCGGCATTGCTCCAGTtgctggagaacaaagccctgaaaaaaacaaagcagcgctggggaagaaagcggccTTGCTGTGTGACACCCTGACCCCATCatcccctgtgcctccttccccggccaccaatttgggcactagcagtagccATGCTGGGAGGCCGGGGAGTTTTATGAAGGAATCTTTTACTAGCCGGTTGTTTTAATAAGGAGCCACAGGGCAAGTGGGCACCTTGCTTCAACAAGAACACCAGAGAGTAACGGTGTGTGGGGAAGGCAAACCAggccagccaggctggccacgctcccagccctgcaccgtaTCTGGGGCTTCGCCAGACACCACTTCCAGCGCTGCTGTTCGATCCCAGCTTGTGGATGAATGTTGGTGTCCGAGGAGGTACCAGGACtagggggaactgctggaggaaaGTTTGAGGGCCgagggaagcgctggagatacacgaaggcacagtgtggcacagagcaggaaatactgtttggccccatcccctcctccttcaagcactcacctgaagtacggactgcagctggagaggatcatcttgtaAGCAATGAATTCAATGCCGTCCACGCTGATGATCCCATCGCCCAGCTTCCCTTCTGGGCAAAGCCCATGGAAGGCGGGGCAAGCCACTgcactcatcttcctctccctgggtgaggaggagtatGCGGTGCAAGCCAAGCTATCGCCCACCTCGAagcctggggcagtgggagatgcttctctctggggtgctCACAGCACTtggtccttgccctccctccaacaTCATAGTAGAACCCCTGCCTGTCCGGTGGATCTGGAACGTgccccataatgacatcacagacgtgggggggaccgggaccggccgtgagcccctccacagcccctctgtggggccgAGGTCTGGGTCCCCACGGTCCATgttgccgtggggcagagccgtagggtccctgggctctgtggacttccacacaggagaggaaataaaagatgtacaCAGCTCTAGGCACCGTCTCTAAAagactccaagcttttaaaagaaagcaaagagggggaaagaggcatttgggaaactggaaaatagacagagaaagcaagctttcaaAACAAGTAGCAGCGTATATTGCTCACTGTAAGGCATTATTGCCATGAGCATCTACcgtagctagaaaagaaaaatgcttgccagCCTCACCTTGGAAGCTTGGTACCTGAAAAACACTTGTGTTTAACAGCAGCTCTCTCAAGAGCTAGCGGTTTGAAGCAGCAACGCTACCAGGTTCAAGGCCCACATCTCCTCAGTGCACATGCTTAtgtcagttttgcaaagccagccagaaagctgaaTGGACCCTGAAAATACCAACCGCCTCCTTCCACTAATGCCAGTAAAAATGCCACGAATACAGCAGGATTGGAAGTTTTGTTATAAATACATGAACTGCAACAGAATCCTAATCGTCTGCCCATGTAGTATATGCATTTTCAACCccatacaacaagaaaaaatgcaactCCACTGGCAGTCTCTAGAAAAGACACAATTCTAGCAGATAGGACCACATATGAAGACATGTACAGGTCTATGCAACTTGGTGGGGTTCCCATGGGTATTTGGGGTTCCCTGGGGGgatattgagggttttttgggtccTGTGGGTGGGACTTAGGAGGCTCTTGGGGGCCATTAGATGGTTCAAGGGAGGCTTTGGAGGGCATTGGGTGCCCTTGGTGGAGTTTGGGAGGGGTTCCAATCCTCGTGTTTCCAATTTTCCCCAACAGGGTAAAATTCAACTTCTTTTTGGACGAGACAGGCCAGCATATGTGTTAAAATGGTGCAGGTTTCTTTTGATGTAACCAGGAACAGTGGCGCGTACaatgatttgaaaagaaatgttgcagTAGAAAATCAGCAAGGGCGGCAATCTGGTAAATgatcaagaaatgaaaaattgcacGTTCATCCCTTGCCTTGGAGCTGCAAGGGTTGCTTTCCCATTTGAAGCTCTGAAGTGTCACTAATACTACATATATTAAGAACGCTGGTACATGGGAAGGTGGATTGCTTTCGCACACCAgttcttttctcatttacaaacGTGTCACAATCGGCAGCAGGTCTCCTTTCAGAAAGGATTCAGAGATGTTCATATTCAGATACATCCAAGGCTCATTTATTGCTTTAAACTTTCAGTAAACCAAGTCACTGCTGGGTGCCCGGAGTCGGATCCCTTTTggtgcagaagagcaggagagggaaatggCCGCTGGCGAAGGCAGGGGGCCGCAGGGCCAACCTCCTCTTTGAGGGTGCAGACGTCTCCTCTTTTCCATCGGTCACGTTGatttctctgcaggcagcagctccttttctgaGCAAACATTTTTGGCAACCAAATTTCTGCTGTCCAGACACAAGTGGGATGGAGGATGCCCTTCTAAGCAGCTGAAGCAAGGAAGCGCAGGGAAATGTCACTCCAGTGTTAAAGGTGATCTTTTCTCGTTAGACACAGCAAAATCCTTTGAGTGGCCATTTCCAGGTTTGACGAGGAGGAACGTGGGCCAAATGCTGAGGCTCTGGTGCGTGCCAGTGGGATAGAGGGGATGCCCGCGgcgtgatggaggaggaagggggagccctCTCCCCCTCGGGAGGGCACAATTTtgctcacaggctggtgtggctgaagcctggccggcagctcagcaccacacagccgctccctcgctcctgcgcagtggggtgcagggggagcatcggaagggggaaagggagaaaagtggTGGCTTAGAAACAAGGAGAGCGGAAAAGAAAGCCCAAGGAAAACAAGGGATGCAAAAGAAAGCCATTGCCGACCAGCAAGCCAGCGATGCCCAGCCAGGCCCCGAGCAAGGGCAGACCCCGCCAACCTtcgctccccacccccacccagtTTCATTGCTGAGCACGCTGTGGTAGGGTGTGGGATATGCCTTTGGGCGGTTGGCCTCAGATGTccccgctctgtcccctcccagcctcttgggcACCCCCAGCACACTCGTTGGCTtgcagtctgaggagcagaacagcCCTCGGTGCCGCGCAAGCACTGCAAGAACTAGCGCATCCCGGGGCCCTCCGggctcttttcagcacagctgcaaaacagagccccgcatgagctgctgggaagaattctCATCGTTAAGCTCATGAGACGCTCACGGGTCAGGACGTGTTTGGCACCCTTTTACAACCCTCCTGGCCTTCACTCGCCTGTGCCAGCGCTTGAGGCTACTCTAGGTTCTGCCAGTCCCCCTGGGCCATGAGGGTCCCAGCCAGACCAGCCTCCAGACGTGCCaggccccacacacccggggaaAAGGCCCGAGCAGAGAAGAGCTTCCCCTGGGGCGAGAGGATCTGCTGGGCTCAgcgggcagaggaggagctcaggcaacacttcagcaaaGTGCAGATGCCCAAGTCCCTGccgggccctgctgggctgcacccTCATGTGCCCGGGGAGCCggcagatgggctggggaggcCACTCCAACAGGGAGCTGTGCCTCAGGACTGCACGCAAGCAACCaccagccccgggctggggcgcagcagagccagctctctgctcagggAGAGCCTCTTGCCCGCACTGCCTGctggggccagcaggagcagTGACTGGCCTGtttcccctgggcagggctggcagctgcggGAAGgcctgggcaggtcaggtgacccaaactgaccaatggggtgttccctcccagctcccacgctCTGTGGAAAAGGCGAGGCATCAATGGCTTGGGGCTGCATCAATGGCTTGGGGCTGCATCAATGGCTTGGGGCTGCGTCTATGGCCCctggctgaggaggaccctgccagtttttctaccttttttccttatgcaccaaatgtaaatgaagtggctagcagGGTACGACAATATGAAGGCAGTCCCTCTTGTCCCCTTCCTGTTGCAGGtgtggaaaaaatgactgagaaaatcgAGGAAACGACCAAGACAACAGCCAAGCAAAACGAGGTAACAGCtaagaaaaattacaaactgtttttttaactgtccaggctggagaaagaatcccactcttcctctGAACCATCCCACTCTCGGCCATTCAGAAATAACACCCTCCCACGAAACccattcaagagaaacaggacccgCTCTgggatttcctgtggctttgccgcTGCGACTATGGAGAGCACAGGAGTAAATGGGGTAGAAA
Encoded here:
- the LOC141743061 gene encoding kelch-like protein 10 encodes the protein MYLNMNISESFLKGDLLPIVTPLERAAVKHKCFSGTKLPRERKMSAVACPAFHGLCPEGKLGDGIISVDGIEFIAYKMILSSCSPYFRALFSSNWSNAERKVYKIPGTSSEMMRLLMEYAYTGTVRVTDDNVESLLIAADQFNVLDIVRLCCEFLKSQLCLENCVGIWRFTGYYYCPDLREAAHEFILHHFEEVSRVSTEFVALSFNDLERLLEKDELPVKEEAVFEAVLKWVAHDLQNRRQHVVVLLGKEGWKPFDSLKKIPKYPLPFQLTQEPSIYQVSKKEERRQERNSQLGQKRLQAIAYYSTELDLVIQGTNSCARAVAAAALMVEKARKVVLGHLLTLMVHS